A genomic window from Chrysoperla carnea chromosome 3, inChrCarn1.1, whole genome shotgun sequence includes:
- the LOC123295559 gene encoding globin isoform X1, whose amino-acid sequence MDIRRLLQLIMGALMSYIWGPSLPPDYDVPDEKTGISQRDKDNVQQAWELILKKGVREMGISLFSSFFEAYPHNQKFFRTFKDTPISQLSQNSLFRAHSSNIMHAFTGIVGLLDDPEALVETLLKLGSNHRPRNIGKKPFEEFRAALPLWLSKELGSQFDKGKEESWDKILNLAWSIIYQTLLDEKKQDTKES is encoded by the exons atggatatacGTCGATTATTGCAat TAATCATGGGAGCTTTAATGAGTTACATATGGGGTCCATCTTTACCACCGGATTATGATGTGCCAGATGAAAAAACCGGTATTTCACAAAGAGATAAAGATAATGTGCAACAGGCGTGGGAATTGATCTTGAAAAAAGGTGTACGAGAAATGGGTATTTCATTATTTAGTAG TTTTTTCGAAGCCTACCCACATAATCAAAAGTTCTTCAGAACGTTTAAAGATACACCAATTAGTCAATTGTCACAAAATTCGTTATTTCGAGCACATTCTAGTAATATAATGCATGCGTTTACAGGAATTGTTGGTTTGTTAGACGATCCCGAAGCATTAGttgaaacattattaaaattaggcTCCAATCATCGTCCAAGGAATATTGGCAAAAAACCATTCGAA GAATTCCGTGCAGCATTACCACTATGGCTATCAAAAGAGTTGGGCTCACAGTTTGATAAAGGCAAAGAAGAATCATGGGATAAAATACTTAACTTAGCATGGAGTATAATTTATCAAACActtttagatgaaaaaaaacAAGATACCAAAGAAtcataa
- the LOC123295559 gene encoding globin isoform X2 encodes MGALMSYIWGPSLPPDYDVPDEKTGISQRDKDNVQQAWELILKKGVREMGISLFSSFFEAYPHNQKFFRTFKDTPISQLSQNSLFRAHSSNIMHAFTGIVGLLDDPEALVETLLKLGSNHRPRNIGKKPFEEFRAALPLWLSKELGSQFDKGKEESWDKILNLAWSIIYQTLLDEKKQDTKES; translated from the exons ATGGGAGCTTTAATGAGTTACATATGGGGTCCATCTTTACCACCGGATTATGATGTGCCAGATGAAAAAACCGGTATTTCACAAAGAGATAAAGATAATGTGCAACAGGCGTGGGAATTGATCTTGAAAAAAGGTGTACGAGAAATGGGTATTTCATTATTTAGTAG TTTTTTCGAAGCCTACCCACATAATCAAAAGTTCTTCAGAACGTTTAAAGATACACCAATTAGTCAATTGTCACAAAATTCGTTATTTCGAGCACATTCTAGTAATATAATGCATGCGTTTACAGGAATTGTTGGTTTGTTAGACGATCCCGAAGCATTAGttgaaacattattaaaattaggcTCCAATCATCGTCCAAGGAATATTGGCAAAAAACCATTCGAA GAATTCCGTGCAGCATTACCACTATGGCTATCAAAAGAGTTGGGCTCACAGTTTGATAAAGGCAAAGAAGAATCATGGGATAAAATACTTAACTTAGCATGGAGTATAATTTATCAAACActtttagatgaaaaaaaacAAGATACCAAAGAAtcataa
- the LOC123295856 gene encoding uncharacterized protein LOC123295856, with product MNPQLSINVYGYKDTFIHGLEIFPVRVSSNTVGKKIHLLAVENGNSHHFCWIKNLAKLSRSGVTKHRRQIYLCDRCLNYFATEGKLQQHSVNCGEKEAVRVRMPETDDERFVEFKDFNSKERVEYMVYADFEALLVPQHHEDMEMDHGSYTKNIQKHVPYSVGYYVHCTHDPNQSFYKAYRGADCVKWFVHELEQVAYSLEQKIKHVKPMYPLTVEQELDFMSAEKCHICGKDFVSNSIRVRDHSHRTGIYRGAAHQFCNLHYQDSRVIPVVMHNLSGYDSHFIIEALLTEIDGQVDVLPINKEKYISFTKHVSDIQLRFIDSFRFLADKLENLASYLDNDKKSILHKEVSNDEQFQLLTRKGVFPYEYMSSWGRLQETKLPPKEAFYSVLTDEHITDEDYNHAIQVWNTFNLHTLGDYSDLYMKTDVLLLADIFENFRNTCIHSYNLDPSHYYTLPGYTWSAMLKYTNIKLELFTDIDDLLFIEKGIRGGVSQCSNRYAKANNKYMEEGYDKTQEDVYLMYYDVVNLYGAAMCGYLPTGNFKWVDTPNIEDVADDSPVGYILEVDLEIPQHLHDNFSDLPPCPETTKPHGSKQKYLL from the exons atgaacCCGCAGCTATCGATTAACGTGTACGGCTACAAAGATACGTTTATACATGGTTTGGAAATTTTCCCTGTACGCGTTAGTTCGAACACTGTGGGGAAGAAAATTCATCTATTGGCTGTGGAGAATGGGAACAGTCACCACTTttgctggataaaaaatttagcaaagttgAGTCGATCGGGTGTAACAAAACACCGCCgccaaatttatttatgtgatcGATGTCTCAACTATTTTGCTACAGAAGGCAAACTCCAACAGCATTCAGTAAATTGTGGTGAAAAAGAAGCGGTGCGGGTACGAATGCCTGAAACTGATGACGAGCGGTTCGTTGAGTTCAAAGATTTCAACAGCAAGGAACGTGTTGAGTATATGGTGTACGCTGACTTTGAGGCGTTATTGGTACCACAACATCATGAAGACATGGAAATGGATCATGggtcttatacaaaaaatattcaaaaacatgtacCCTACAGTGTAGGTTACTATGTTCATTGTACCCATGATCCCAACCAATCGTTTTATAAGGCATACCGTGGTGCTGATTGTGTCAAGTGGTTTGTTCATGAACTGGAACAAGTAGCGTACTCAttagagcaaaaaataaaacacgttaaACCAATGTATCCGCTCACCGTCGAACAAGAACTGGATTTTATGTCAGCAGAGAAGTGTCACATTTGTGGTAAAGATTTCGTATCCAATTCCATACGTGTTCGCGACCATTCACATCGCACAG gtATCTACCGTGGAGCAGCACACCAATTTTGTAATCTGCATTATCAAGATTCAAGGGTGATACCTGTTGTGATGCACAACTTAAGTGGATACGAttcgcattttattattgaagctctgctgacggaaatcgacggtcaagttgatgtgttgcccatcaacaaagaaaagtacATCAGTTTCACAAAGCACGTCTCGGACATTCAATTAAGATTCATTGATTCCTTCCGATTTCTCGCAGACAAGTTGGAAAATCTGGCCTCATatttagataatgataaaaaatccattttacataaagag gtcagtaatgatgaacaatttcaattgctaACGAGAAAAGGTGTATTTCCATATGAATACATGAGTAGCTGGGGACGTCTCCAAGAGACAAAATTACCACCAAAGGAGGCGTTCTACAGTGTGTTAACAGATGAACACATAACGGATGAGGATTATAACCATGCGATACAGGTATGGAACACATTCAATTTACATACACTAGGTGATTATTCAGACCTGTATATGAAAACTGATGTGTTACTACTtgcggatatttttgaaaatttccgtaacACTTGTATTCATAGCTATAATCTCGATCCTAGTCACTATTACACACTTCCTGGCTATACGTGGAGCGCCATGTTGAAATACACCAATATCAAATTGGAATTGTTCACGGATATTGATGACTTGTTGTTTATCGAGAAAGGAATCAGAGGCGGTGTAAGTCAATGTTCTAATCGCTATGCTAAGGCAAACAATAAGTACATGGAAGAGGGGTATGATAAAACTCAAGAAGATGTCTACCTTATGTATTATGATGTGGTGAACCTATATGGTGCAGCAATGTGTGGATACCTACCAACAGGAAATTTTAAGTGGGTCGACACACCAAACATCGAGGATGTTGCAGATGATTCACCAGTCGGGTACATTTTAGAAGTAGACCTTGAAATACCCCAACATCTACATGATAACTTTAGCGATTTACCACCATGTCCGGAGACAACGAAACCACAtggatcaaaacaaaaatatcttct GTAG
- the LOC123295854 gene encoding facilitated trehalose transporter Tret1-like gives MTSPVSLVMFSGGIHLYGMAPTLPILQEDGYYSIPPLTDDQIQLIPMAFTIGSLPGVSLGSLLSDNFGRKFTVFVALIPCIISHGLLYFASHVYMIYFAQFLRCVSFEMSLVTISTYVSEISSPNVRGTLNVFVIGLPILTSYCPTLLEQVKNPPITPYFGGILITISSITSVLFSGLLIDYLGRRPLMIISSGGCSLATGILGIYYYLVYIDYTNLHHLSMIPTLGLILLQVLHSIGLHSLPCVMTSELMATNVKTKSIALLLVGASVMSIGILMNNNTQHILSKPTELRCSYTELANVDEHNENKKSLDNLSSNLENTKNSRNVRRAHKIQYGLAVLSTMAMVSGGMHLGWIGPTLHKLFSDNPPIQITSNEGSWMASMNAFGGIFGPIFGSISADHFGRQKALIFLTVPYIITWILIYFAQNVYMLCVAQLISGFGAAAAFTVLPMYIGEITSPNIRGKCGTLISIQYNVGILIESIIVPYFSIKANAIIVLSLPVFLFIVFRWIPETPYYYLMRNQPENAAKSLRILTQNENVEKQLETIKTFIDEERKTKTNFFTIFKYQHNRLALLIAIGVITIQELSGINPIVSYAQVVFEQTGASLDANVSGIILCTAGLVFRASCSFLVDSWGRRPLLILSSLTCALPLSMIGAFFSMQYMQYEYEHYFRLMPIIALVLYKLTSGIGLGPLPPVVLSEMFATNVKGYASCIVCTYDFIVNFMLTKSFQLICDSFGVHVTFYFFAIGCLCGGLFVYLIVPETKERTLEEIQCNLKKRGKICI, from the exons atgacgtcacctG tgTCGTTGGTAATGTTTTCCGGTGGTATTCACTTATATGGAATGGCTCCCACTTTACCAATACTTCAAGAAGATGGATACTATTCAATACCACCATTAACAGATgatcaaattcaattaataccAATGGCATTCACCATTGGTTCATTACCTGGCGTTAGCCTTGGTTCATTATTAAGTGATAATTTTGGTCGTAAATTCACGGTATTTGTTGCACTTATACCTTGTATAATATCACATGGACTTTTATACTTTGCAAGCCATGtttatatgatatattttgCACAATTTTTACGATGTGTTAGTTTTGAAATGTCTTTAGTGACGATATCAACGTATGTTAGTGAAATATCATCACCGAATGTTCGTGGTACATTAAATGTATTTGTAAT TGGTTTACCAATTTTAACATCATATTGTCCAACATTATTGGAACAAGTTAAAAATCCACCAATTACTCCATATTTTGGtggaattttaattacaatatcatCAATTACATCTGTTTTATTTAGTGGtctattaattgattatttaggTAGAAGACCTTTAATGATCATATCATCAGGAGGTTGTAGTTTAGCCACGGGTATTTTAGGTATATACtattatttggtttatataGATTATACAAATTTACATCATTTGTCAATGATACCAACATTAggtttaattttgttacaagTTTTACATAGTATTGGATTACATTCGTTACCGTGCGTTATGACATCTGAGTTAATGGCAAcaaatgttaaaacaaaaagtatagCTTTATTATTGGTCGGTGCTAGTGTTATGTCGATtggtatttta atGAATAATAACACTCAACATATTCTGTCCAAACCTACAGAATTGCGTTGTTCATACACTGAGTTGGCTAACGTGGATGAACacaatgaaaataagaaatctttggataatttatcatcaaacttagaaaatacaaaaaattcaagaaatgtCCGAAGGGcacataaaattcaatatggccTTGCGGTTTTAT caacCATGGCAATGGTATCAGGTGGAATGCATTTGGGATGGATTGGACCAACATTacacaaattattttctgataatCCCCCAATACAAATAACTAGCAACGAAGGTTCATGGATGGCCAGTATGAATGCTTTTGGTGGTATATTTGGTCCGATTTTTGGATCAATATCAGCCGATCATTTTGGCCGTCAAAAagctttgatatttttaaccgtACCATACATAATCACAtggatattaatatattttgccCAAAACGTCTACATGTTATGCGTAGCACAATTAATTAGCGGTTTTGGTGCAGCTGCAGCATTTACCGTATTACCCATGTATATTGGTGAAATCACATCACCAAATATCCGTGGAAAATGTGGAACATTAATAAGTATACAATATAATGTTGGCATCTTAATTGAAAGTATAATTGTaccatatttttcaataaaagccAACGCAATTATTGTATTATCTCTgccagtatttttatttatcgtatTTCGATGGATACCAGAAACACCGTACTATTATTTAATGCGAAATCAACCAGAGAATGCAGCAAAATCTTTACGAATATTAacacaaaatgaaaatgttgaaaaacaacttgaaacaataaaaacatttattgatgaagaacgaaaaacgaaaacaaatttctttacaattttcaaatatcaacATAATCGTTTAGCACTATTAATTGCAATTGGTGTGATTACAATTCAAGAATTATCGGGAATCAATCCAATTGTATCGTATGCTCAAGTTGTGTTCGAACAAACTGGTGCATCGTTAGATGCAAATGTTAGtggtattattttatgtacagCAGGATTAGTTTTTCGTGCTTCGTGTAGCTTTTTAGTAGATTCATGGGGTAGACGCCCCCTGTTAATACTGTCATCTTTGACTTGTGCATTACCACTGTCAATGATTGGAGCATTCTTTTCTATGCAATACATGCAATACGAATATGAACATTATTTTCGCTTAATGCCAATCATTGCTTTGGTACTTTATAAATTAACATCTGGCATCGGTTTAGGCCCATTGCCACCAGTAGTTTTAAGTGAAATGTTCGCAACAAATGTTAAAGGTTATGCATCGTGTATTGTATGCACCTatgattttattgtaaattttatgctAACTAAATCATTTCAATTGATTTGTGATAGTTTTGGTGTACatgtaactttttatttttttgcgattGGTTGTTTATGCGGTGGTTTGTTTGTGTATTTAATTGTACCTGAGACTAAAGAGAGAACTTTAGAAGAAATACAATGTAATTTGAAGAAAAgaggaaaaatttgtatataa
- the LOC123295855 gene encoding uncharacterized protein LOC123295855 — translation MSLQNHIDLFQNSEMIYPEYFNMEFYQLMEACRWSIPTKLIDTLRYSYLEVDDCFHIAAFIVRNCLDAILFVNYAKKFNYFKRDFNQFEILLNECCDDLIHGSNLRKNWGTYDIRRKQWIGDSARHDERMFLWYQQIDPEILCRMLYQQMDGGNIPKWFEPWICVTNCNEIDRCDCGRNSDDHDCI, via the exons ATGTCGctacaaaatcatattgatcTGTTTCAAAATTCGGAGATGATTTAcccagaatattttaat atggaaTTTTATCAACTTATGGAGGCATGTCGTTGGAGTATACCTACAAAGTTAATCGACACATTACGGTATTCTTATTTAGAAGTTGATGATTGCTTTCATATTGCTGCATTTATAGTAAGAAATTGTTTGGATGCaatcttatttgtaaattatgcgaaaaagttcaactactttaaaagagatttcaatcagtttgaaatattactaaatgaatGTTGTGATGATCTTATCCATGGAAGTAACTTGAGAAAAAATTGGGGTACATACGATATCCGTCGAAAACAATGGATTGGTGATAGTGCTAGACATGATGAGAGAATGTTTTTATGGTATCAACAAATAGATCCTGAAATTCTCTGTAGAATGCTATACCAACAAATGGATGGTGGAAATATACCGAAATGGTTCGAGCCATGGATATGTGTtacaaattgtaatgaaatagACAGATGTGATTGTGGAAGAAATAGTGATGATCATGattgtatatag